Proteins encoded in a region of the Streptomyces sp. NBC_00258 genome:
- a CDS encoding ABC transporter permease translates to MFSFVARRAGAAIGTLFLSSVLVFLAVQALPGDVATQVLGKDATPDAVSALREKLKLDQPAWERYIDWIGGALHGDFGLSLVSGKAVGGEVGLYLGNSALIALVTVLFAVTGSIVLGILAGLYRDRWPDHLISTVSLIGMSVPEFVVATVLVLCFSVALPWFPAVVLYGPEASVGQLMPAVWLPALALAVVMAAYIVRMARTSVIDVMASEYVTTARLKGLSTWRVVTQHALPSALLPTLHVIALNVAWLAGGVAVVENVFNYPGIGKLMLASVQNRDLPVIQAIALISAVVYVVCNLAADLGAMALNPKLRTRGRTR, encoded by the coding sequence TCCTCGTCTTCCTCGCCGTACAGGCCCTGCCCGGAGACGTCGCCACCCAGGTCCTCGGCAAGGACGCGACCCCGGACGCCGTCTCCGCCCTCCGCGAGAAACTGAAACTCGACCAGCCCGCCTGGGAGCGGTACATCGACTGGATCGGCGGGGCCCTGCACGGCGACTTCGGCCTCTCCCTCGTGTCCGGCAAGGCGGTCGGCGGCGAAGTCGGCCTGTACCTCGGCAACTCCGCGCTCATCGCCCTGGTGACCGTCCTCTTCGCCGTCACCGGCTCGATCGTCCTCGGCATCCTCGCCGGCCTGTACCGCGACCGCTGGCCGGACCATCTGATCTCCACGGTCAGCCTGATCGGGATGAGCGTCCCCGAGTTCGTCGTCGCCACCGTCCTGGTGCTCTGCTTCTCGGTCGCCCTGCCGTGGTTCCCCGCGGTCGTCCTGTACGGCCCCGAGGCGAGCGTCGGCCAACTCATGCCCGCCGTATGGCTTCCAGCCCTCGCGCTCGCCGTCGTCATGGCCGCGTACATCGTCCGGATGGCCCGCACCTCCGTCATCGACGTCATGGCGAGCGAGTACGTCACCACGGCCCGGCTCAAGGGCCTGTCGACCTGGCGGGTCGTCACCCAGCACGCGCTGCCCAGCGCCCTGCTTCCGACGCTGCACGTCATCGCGCTGAACGTCGCCTGGCTGGCCGGTGGGGTCGCGGTCGTCGAGAACGTCTTCAACTATCCGGGCATCGGCAAGCTGATGCTCGCCTCGGTGCAGAACCGGGACCTGCCCGTCATCCAGGCCATCGCACTGATCAGCGCGGTCGTGTACGTCGTCTGCAACCTCGCCGCCGACCTCGGCGCCATGGCCCTCAACCCCAAGCTCCGTACGCGCGGGAGGACCCGATGA